The Pseudomonas sp. TH06 genome contains the following window.
CAAGGCGTTGGAGAGAACCGAACATGGCCGCAATCGATAACCTGCAAGTCTTCCAGGCGCTTAACCGCTCGCCGAACGCTCGCCTTGTGCACAGCGCCGAGCTCGGTGACGGCTTGGCTGCGGCTTTGTGGACCAACCACCACGATGCTCAGGAGTACGAAGCTCCCAGCCATCACACCCTCTCTTGCTATATCGCCGGCGGCACCGGCACGTTTCGTCGCGGTCAGCCGGGCCAGAAGGGTGGACCGGACAAGCTGTGCATCCTGCCGGCGGATCATGAGTCGGGTTGGGTGATCAACGGCGATATCCGCCTGGCCCACCTGTATTTCAGCGCTGAACAATTCGCCATCGGTTGCGTGACGTTGCTCGATCGCGAGCCACGGGAAATGCAGCTGCGCGAGCAGACTTTTCTCGAAGACCCGCAGCAAGCACAGCGCTTTCGCCAATTACTGACGCTGAACTGGGACGAGCCCGCCGAACGCTTGCTCACCAGTAGTCTTGCGCATGAATTGATCAGCCATACCTTGCTCAGTCAGGTCGGCGCCCGTCAGGGTTTGCGCCTGAAGGGTGGACTGGCGCCGCACCAGCGTCGGCAGTTGGTGGAGTTCATCGACAGCCAGTTGGCCGAGCCGATCAGCCTTGGGCAATTGGCTGGATTGTGTGCGTTGTCGGAGTACCACTTTGCGCGGATGTTTCGCGTGAGTTTCGGCTTGCCGCCGCATCAGTATGTGCTGGCGCGACGCTTGAGCCGGGCGCGGGAATTGTTGCGCGGGACGGCGTTGCCACTGGGGGAAATTGCGCTGGCATGCGGGTTTGCCAGCGCGAGCCATTTCACCAATCGGTTCCGACAGGTGTTGGGCGGAACGCCCGGCGAGTATCGGCAGGCGTTTTTGCGTTAGAACCGAAATCCTTGCTGTCTGTCAGGGCCTCATCGCTGGCAAGCCAGTTCCCACAAAGTCCTCGGCCGTTGGAGAAATTTGTGCTCGACCAAAAACCTGTGGGAGCTGGCTTGCCAGCGATGAACGATGACGCGGTTTCGGCTCAGAACTCCAATGTGCTGGAAAGCGAAACCTGCCGCGAATCGCCCATCGACACAAAGAACCGGCTCGCCGCCGAGGTGTAGTAAGTACGGTCAAACAGGTTCTTCACGTTGAGCTGAAACTTGACCTTCTGTCCTTCCACCTTGGTGTCGTAAGTCGCGAAGGCATCGGCGACGGTGTAGCTCGGCAGATCGAAATCGTTCACCGCGTTCCCCGCCCGCTCACCGACATAACGCGCCCCGGCACCGACACGCAATTGGTCGCCGCCAATGACGCTGCCGAAGTCATACACCGCCGACAATGAGCCGGAATTCTTCGCCACGTTCTGCAAGCGCTTGCCCTTGTAAGTCGGGTCTTCGGTGACTTCGGCATCGGTGTAGGCATAACTGCCGATCATGCTCCAGCGGTCACTCAGTTGACCGGTCAAGTCCACTTCCAGACCGCGCGAACGCACTTCACCGGCCGCGCTGTAAATGGTCGTCGGGCCTTCGGAATTGGCCACCAGTACATTGCGTTTCTTGATGTCGAACAGCGCGACGTTACCGGTGATGCGCCCCGGCATATCCAGCCGCGCCCCCAGCTCCCAGGATTTGGCTTCTTCCGGTGCGATGCTGCCGTCGAGCACGGTGCTGCTGCCGCTCAACGGGGCGATGGTCGAGTTGGGTTTGAACGATTCGGTGTAGCTGCCGTAAAACGACAGTTCATCGGTGTAGCGATACACCAGGCCGGCGCGTGGCACCCATTTCTGCCCGTTGCTGTCGGTGTTGGCCTTGAACGGCACGCCTTTACCGGCGTACTGGTCGTACTCCTGGAAGCGTCCGCCGGCGACCAGAATCCATTGGTCGTTGAGGTGAATCGAATCCTGCAGGAACACCGAATCGCTGCGCAGCAAATCGGTTTGCGCACTGTCCGCCGGGCTGACCGTGGTGCCTTCGACTTCGCGGCCATACACCGGGTTGAGGTAGCTGAAGGTGGTCAGGCTTTTCTGCCGGATCAGGTCAGCGCGGTAGATCTTGCGGTATTCGTCGTCGACGCCGAACACCAGGTCATGCTGCATGCCCAGCACGTTGACCTTGCCTTCCAGGCTGGCAGTGGTGAAACGGTCGGTGCTGATCGCTCCCTGCGTGCCGTCCATGCTGCGGGTCAGCGTGCCTTTTTTGGTGTCGATGGCGGTCACGCGGACCTGGCTGGCGTCGTAGGTTTCGCGGTTCCAGCTGTAGCCGAAGTGGGCTTTCCAGTCGTCGTTGAGTTCGTGGTCGGCCTCGAAGTGATACAAGTCCGAACGCCCCTCCATGTCGTTGAACGGCTCATCGAGACGCTCTTTGCGCGAGATGTCCAGCGGATGGTTGGTGCGCGGATCGATCAACGTGCCACGGTCGAACGGCGTGAGGAATTCCCGGTGTTCGTAGGCGAACAACAGCTTGGTGCGCTCGCCGTACCAGGCCAGCGATGGCGCGATCAAGGTTTCCCGGTGGGTGCCGAAGTTGCGCCAGTAATCTTCGTCGACGTGATCCACCACCATGCGATAGGCCAGCCCGGAATCACCCAGCGCGCCCGTGCTGTCGAAGGTGCCGCCGCTGCCGTTCTTGCCGTCGCCGTAGGTTGAGCCGGTGAAGGTCAATGCGTTGTACTGCTCAAGCTCGGGTTTCTTGCTGACCAGATTGACCACACCGCCCGGGTCCTGAATTCCGTACAACAGCGACGCCGGGCCTTTGAGCACTTCGACGCGATCAACCGTGGCGTTCATCCCACGGCCCTGCACGATCGGCATGCCGTCGCGCATGATCGAGCCATTGCGGTTGTCGCCGAAACCGCGCGTCATCACCGAATCCTGAGTGCTGCCCAAAGTGTTGCCTTGGGTGATGCCGCTGACGTTGGCCAGCGCATCGTCAAGATTGCGCGGCGCCTGATCGCGGATAACCTGCGCCGGGATGACGTTGACGGTCTGCGGGATCTCCTGAAGCGAGGCCGATGAGCGCATCACCGAACTGGTTGCCGGCGGCTGATAACTCATCGACTCGTCGCGCATCGAGGTGATGGTGGTGGCGCCGAGGTTCAGCGCACCGGCAGTGGGTTGCGGCTCCAGCGCCAGGGTGTGGCTGTCGGTGCGGCGGAAGTTCAGCCCGGAGCCGATAAGCAGGCGTTGCAGCGCTTGCTCGGCGCTCATCTGCCCGTTCACGGCGGGTGCGGTGAGGCCGTACGGCGCTTCATCGGTGTAAACCACGCTCTGCCCGGTGACACGGCTGAAGTCGCTCAGGGCCTGGGGCAGCGGTTTGGCAGCGAGGGAGAAGTTGAATTGCTGTTGCGCCTGACTGCTGACGGTTTCAGCGGCGAGCGCCACGCTCATTGGCAACAAGGCCAATGCCGAAAAGCTCAACGCTTGAACGCCCAACCACTGTTTGACCGAACCCGATTTTGCCCTGGACTTCATTGCTCAATGACCTGTGTAGAACCGCAACGGATGCGAATGACTCGCAGTTTCAGTCACTACACGGATGGGGCTCGGGTTTACCTCACCCACATTTGCAAATTATTTTTTGCGACGTTCAATCGGGCGCCATCGCGAGCAGGCTCACTCCTACAGGGGAACGCATTCCAAATGCAGGAGTGAGCCTGCTCGCGATGGCTTTAGCCGCCTCAGCGCAAAATAATCAGATGCCCCAGCACCTGATGCTGCTCAAACCCCAACACTCCTTGCAGCGAATTGAGAACAGCCTGCGGATCCCTGCTCGGAAAACTGCCGCTGACCTTGCGCGCCGCCAGTTCATCGTTGAGCAAAACAATACGCCCCGGGTAATAGCGCCGCAGGTCCGCCACCACATCGGCCAGCGTCGACTTGTAGTAAGTCAGCCAGCCCTGACGCCAGGCCAATTGCGCCTCGCTGTCTACCGCGTGCAGTTGCTGCGCCGAGCCCGCACCGTAGGCGACCTGCTGACCAGCCGTGAGAATCTGCTGCGCGGCGTCGCGATCCGCGGTCACACCGACGCGTCCGGACAACACCGTAACCTGCGCACCGTGGGGTTGCAGACGCACCTCAAATTGCGTGCCGAGCACCCGCGCCTGGCCCTTTTCGGCCTCGACCACAAACGGCTCGCCGGTGTGAGTCACGGTGAAAAAACCGGCACCGCGGCGCAGTTGTACATGGCGCTCGCCATGGCTGAAATTCACGGCGATGGCGCTGTCGGCATCCAGCGTTACCTGCGACTGATCGGCCAGGGTCACGGTGCGGATTTCGCCGGGCGCGGAAACATAATCGGCCCCCAGATCATCGAGCCAGCGCTGCGGCTGCCAGCCCGTGCCGAGGCTGACCATCAGCAGCAGACACGCCGCCATCGCCAGCGCACCGGACCAACGCAACAGCTGCGGACGACGCGGGCGATCCATCGCCGCGAGATAACCCTGCAATGCCAGCGCCTCTTCATCGGCCAGCGTTTTTGCCGGCCCTTCGCTCAACTCCCAGACCACTTGTGCCTGTGCATAAGCCTCGGCGTGAGCCGGATCGGCGCGCAGCCATTGGCTGAAAGTGAGTTGATCGCCAGCGCTGGGCCGGTCATGCAACAGGCTCAGCCAGGCAAAAGCCGCCTGTTCCTGGGCGGGCGTCGGGCTGCCACGGTCGGTGTGATTCACGGTGCTTTCCCTGGCGTGCGTGGCGCGGGTTCGCGCAGGCTGGCCTTGCAGGCCTCGAGGGCGCGCATCATATGTTTTTCCACGGCGCTTTGGGACAGGCCCATGGCTTTGGCGATGTCGGCGTACTTGCGGCCGTGGATGCGATTGAGCAAAAAGATCTGCCGGGTGCGCTCGGGCAAGGCGCGCAGCGCCGCCTCGACATGGCGCAGATCGTTGCCGGCTTCCAGCGCTGCCTGCGGTTCGCTGCCGCAACTGTGCGGCTCGTCCGGTTGCCAGCCTTCGTTGACGCGCACCCGTGCGCCTTCGCTGCGCAAATGATCGATGGCGATGTTGCCGGCGCAGCGCAGCAGGTACGTGCTGAGTTCTTCAACCTGCACCAACGGTCGGCGCCAGAAGCGCAGGAACAAATCCTGCACCAGATCCGCCGCCGTCGCCCGACAGCCGACGCGCCGGTTCACCAACGCTTCCATCTGGGAACGCTGGGACAGGAACACCTGCAGAAAATGCGCACGCGCCCCGCGCGGCTCATCATCGCGGGACTCCGGCGGCAAACCGATCAGCACTTCAGCACTGCGCCCATGCGGCGACCGGACTGGCCAGCAGGCTGACCCCGGCCAATGCCAACGCCAGACGCGGGCGATACGGCAGCAACAACACCAGCGCCAATGCGCTGAGCATCAGTACCGCGAACCAATCGACCAGTCCGAAACTCCAGCCGTTGTTCGACACCGCCGCCGACAATGACAAGGCCAGCAATAACCACCCGATGAGTTTCAACCCCTGACGGCGGCGCGCCGAGGATTTGTGACCGAGCAACTCGTCATGGTGCCGAGGCATCGACAGGCACAGTGCGGTGAACCCGGCGTAGCAAAGCAACAGGGCCAGCAGCATCAATTCGCTCCCTGCTCAAGCGTGACCGGCCGAGCCGTTTCGCGACGTGGCTTTTTCACGGCGACGGCGTTAGCGGCGCGCTGCATTTTCCATGCGGCCCAAGCCAGGAACAGCCCTGATCCGAGACAGGTCAGATCGAATCCGGCCAGCACCCAGTCACCTTGCGCAAGCGTTACGGCGAGATTCCACGGAGTGGTCAGCGCATTGATCAGCGGCACGGCGATAAACAGCAACGCCCCCAGCCCAAGCTGTTCAACCCAGGCTTTACGGCCGGGACGCAACAGCGCATGCACAACGCTCAAACCCCAAGCGATAAAGAACGCATTCACTTCCCAATCGGCGCGGCTCGCCAACTCCACCGGCAACAACCGATTGGCCAGGAAAAACACTGCCACCGCCGACAC
Protein-coding sequences here:
- a CDS encoding AraC family transcriptional regulator, giving the protein MAAIDNLQVFQALNRSPNARLVHSAELGDGLAAALWTNHHDAQEYEAPSHHTLSCYIAGGTGTFRRGQPGQKGGPDKLCILPADHESGWVINGDIRLAHLYFSAEQFAIGCVTLLDREPREMQLREQTFLEDPQQAQRFRQLLTLNWDEPAERLLTSSLAHELISHTLLSQVGARQGLRLKGGLAPHQRRQLVEFIDSQLAEPISLGQLAGLCALSEYHFARMFRVSFGLPPHQYVLARRLSRARELLRGTALPLGEIALACGFASASHFTNRFRQVLGGTPGEYRQAFLR
- a CDS encoding TonB-dependent receptor gives rise to the protein MKSRAKSGSVKQWLGVQALSFSALALLPMSVALAAETVSSQAQQQFNFSLAAKPLPQALSDFSRVTGQSVVYTDEAPYGLTAPAVNGQMSAEQALQRLLIGSGLNFRRTDSHTLALEPQPTAGALNLGATTITSMRDESMSYQPPATSSVMRSSASLQEIPQTVNVIPAQVIRDQAPRNLDDALANVSGITQGNTLGSTQDSVMTRGFGDNRNGSIMRDGMPIVQGRGMNATVDRVEVLKGPASLLYGIQDPGGVVNLVSKKPELEQYNALTFTGSTYGDGKNGSGGTFDSTGALGDSGLAYRMVVDHVDEDYWRNFGTHRETLIAPSLAWYGERTKLLFAYEHREFLTPFDRGTLIDPRTNHPLDISRKERLDEPFNDMEGRSDLYHFEADHELNDDWKAHFGYSWNRETYDASQVRVTAIDTKKGTLTRSMDGTQGAISTDRFTTASLEGKVNVLGMQHDLVFGVDDEYRKIYRADLIRQKSLTTFSYLNPVYGREVEGTTVSPADSAQTDLLRSDSVFLQDSIHLNDQWILVAGGRFQEYDQYAGKGVPFKANTDSNGQKWVPRAGLVYRYTDELSFYGSYTESFKPNSTIAPLSGSSTVLDGSIAPEEAKSWELGARLDMPGRITGNVALFDIKKRNVLVANSEGPTTIYSAAGEVRSRGLEVDLTGQLSDRWSMIGSYAYTDAEVTEDPTYKGKRLQNVAKNSGSLSAVYDFGSVIGGDQLRVGAGARYVGERAGNAVNDFDLPSYTVADAFATYDTKVEGQKVKFQLNVKNLFDRTYYTSAASRFFVSMGDSRQVSLSSTLEF
- a CDS encoding FecR family protein, which translates into the protein MNHTDRGSPTPAQEQAAFAWLSLLHDRPSAGDQLTFSQWLRADPAHAEAYAQAQVVWELSEGPAKTLADEEALALQGYLAAMDRPRRPQLLRWSGALAMAACLLLMVSLGTGWQPQRWLDDLGADYVSAPGEIRTVTLADQSQVTLDADSAIAVNFSHGERHVQLRRGAGFFTVTHTGEPFVVEAEKGQARVLGTQFEVRLQPHGAQVTVLSGRVGVTADRDAAQQILTAGQQVAYGAGSAQQLHAVDSEAQLAWRQGWLTYYKSTLADVVADLRRYYPGRIVLLNDELAARKVSGSFPSRDPQAVLNSLQGVLGFEQHQVLGHLIILR
- a CDS encoding RNA polymerase sigma factor, translating into MLIGLPPESRDDEPRGARAHFLQVFLSQRSQMEALVNRRVGCRATAADLVQDLFLRFWRRPLVQVEELSTYLLRCAGNIAIDHLRSEGARVRVNEGWQPDEPHSCGSEPQAALEAGNDLRHVEAALRALPERTRQIFLLNRIHGRKYADIAKAMGLSQSAVEKHMMRALEACKASLREPAPRTPGKAP
- a CDS encoding DUF3325 domain-containing protein, with translation MLLALLLCYAGFTALCLSMPRHHDELLGHKSSARRRQGLKLIGWLLLALSLSAAVSNNGWSFGLVDWFAVLMLSALALVLLLPYRPRLALALAGVSLLASPVAAWAQC